The stretch of DNA CCTTCCTTTCCCCGGTTTCCCCGCTCAATAATTTCATACAGGTAGGCATCGTCCTGCCTGATCTGCAGATAAATGTTCTCATTATCCACCATAATTTTATGCTCGGCAATACCTAAATCCGCCAGGGTAGTAGCCACCTCTTGACCCATTTCGGTGAAATTACCACGCTGTTCACCTTCGTACAACGCCAGGTTTACAGCACTAAACGCTGTTTCCAGCCTGGGGTCACGCCCGTCCCTGATTTCCAGACGGAACCCATTCTCTCCCAAAAGATCGACTATTTCAGCGTTCAACCGACGATGAATATAGCCAAAATCATCAACGTAATCCAAAGTCACCACTACCACCTGCTGATTTCCGTCTTTATGGAGATCAACTGCCTGGACCGGTTCATACTCGCTCAGTCGCTGAAACAACGGTTCGTCCACCATTTGGTGCTGACGAAGATAGACACCGCCAACCCCAAGAGCAAGTGTCACCACAAAAGCCAGAACAATAACTGGCCATTTTAGATTTTTCATAACTATCGCCCTTTCTAATAGTGAGGCAGGTTTACATAAGTCATTATAACATAGGCCTTAGGGTAATCCAACTGGAAAAACTACGAACATATGTGTCAAAACCATTAAGCACATAGCAAAAAATCAGCCCCAATGGGACAGGGGGACAGGTCAGCTGTCCCACCCCCGTCTTCTCCTTGGGGCTGATTTTCTCTATTTATTATATTGTTTTAACTAAAAGACTTTAGCGATTTGACTAAATTTTTTTTGGGACAAGGAACCTGTCCCCTTGTCCCAAAAGTGTGGACAAATAAACCTGTCCCTCTGTCCACAAAATCAGGCGAGGAGGTCGTAGCCGTCAAAGCCGGTGATGGTTACGGGGAGTAAGCCTCCTTTTTGGGCTTTTTTGTCACTGTTTTGGATGCGGATGTAGCCGTCCACCTCCGGGGCCTGCATATAGGAGCGAGCCAACAGGATGGACGGGTCCTGAGCAGAGCTGCCGTCCACCATGGCGGTAACCGTTTTGCCCACCAGCTGCTGTTGTTTTTTTTCGCTGATGGCGCTTTGCAGGGCTACGGCGCGCCGGACACGCTCCTCTTTTACCTCAGCCGGCACCTGATTGGAATAGGCGGCGGCCGGGGTTCCCTCTTCCCGGGAGTAAGCAAAAAATCCTACCCGGTCCAGCTGCGCTTCTTTTAGAAAGGCCAGCATTTCACCAAACTCCTCTTCTCCCTCTCCGGGGAAACCGGCTATAAAAGAGGAGCGTAAAACAATTCCGGGAACCTCCCGGCGTAGTGTTTCAATGAGTTTGAGAATTTTGTCCGCCGTGGTTTTTCGGCCCATGCGTCGTAATATTTTATCCGAGCCATGCTGCAGCGGCAAATCCAGGTACTTACAAACCTTTTCTTCCCTGGCCACAGCTTCAATAATCCGCTGATCCAGCCGTTCCGGATAAGCATAAAGCAGCCTGATCCAGTGAACGCCGTCGATGGCGGCCAGCTCCCCCAGAAGTTTGGGCAACTGTGCCTTTCCAGTGCGGTCTGTACCATACAAAGTAATATCCTGAGCAATAAGGTTTAGCTCTTTTACCCCGCCTGCG from Dethiobacter alkaliphilus AHT 1 encodes:
- the rimO gene encoding 30S ribosomal protein S12 methylthiotransferase RimO, which encodes MQEIKVAVVSLGCAKNLVDSETMLGLLNEDGFTLTTDPEKAHVIIINTCGFIDAAKEESIAKILEMAAYKEKNCRLLLAAGCMAQRFADELLDELPEVDGLFGTNDVHGAAVAIRRGLAGEKVSFTQGEFAGSDDAPRLLSTPSHTAYLKIAEGCDNRCTYCAIPAIRGPYQSRDGQAVVSEAQSLAAGGVKELNLIAQDITLYGTDRTGKAQLPKLLGELAAIDGVHWIRLLYAYPERLDQRIIEAVAREEKVCKYLDLPLQHGSDKILRRMGRKTTADKILKLIETLRREVPGIVLRSSFIAGFPGEGEEEFGEMLAFLKEAQLDRVGFFAYSREEGTPAAAYSNQVPAEVKEERVRRAVALQSAISEKKQQQLVGKTVTAMVDGSSAQDPSILLARSYMQAPEVDGYIRIQNSDKKAQKGGLLPVTITGFDGYDLLA